The Microtus ochrogaster isolate Prairie Vole_2 chromosome 10, MicOch1.0, whole genome shotgun sequence genome contains the following window.
CGTGACCGTTCTGCGCAGGCGCAGCCTCACGTGACCGTTCCAAGCCCGCCTTCCCAGACCGCCCGGGCGCCAAGCTGCTCTTAAAGGGCCCTGAGACCCTacctgattttattttgtttttattaatttttttattttttgaaacagtgtttcccTGCAtcgccttggctctcctggaactcgctctgtagaccagactgccctcgaactcagagatccgtctgccgctgcctcctgagtgctggaattaaagttatgGCTCAGCTGGTCAATGCTCCTGTCGCCAAGCCTGCCGACCCCgggacccacagagtggaagaaaaataaaccacgcCCAAAAGTTGCCGCCTGACTTCACACGTATGCTACAGCCAGCCCatgcaaacacaccacacacacttttgtggttgtttctgctttttgtaAAATGGTCTCTACATAGCCCGGGCTCCTGGAACAAACTGTAGATCagtttggcctcgaactcatagagatctagctgcctcggcctccctagtgctaataggcatatgccaccatgactggccacataaaatttttagtaaaaacaaaaaattactcttgctgggtagtggtggcagatgcctttaattccagcactaaggaggcagaggcaggtgagtctcttgaggccaacctggtcttcagagtgagttcctacatagagaaactgtctcaaggggctggagatatggctcagtggttaagagcattgcctgctcttccaaaggtcctgagttcgcaaccacatggtggctcacaaccatctgtaatggggtctggtgccctcttctggcctgtaggcatatacacagatggactattgtatacataacaaatcagtaaataaatatttaaaaaaaactgtctcaaaaacacatagatagatagaagatagatagatagatagataaaattattcttttaaaatccacACTTGGTACTCACTAAGCAGTTTCCTTCTCCCCCAGTCTCTGTCAAAAAGGAATCTGTTATCTCCGGCTATTTGTCCTATTCTGGACATTTCCCATGGAGGGAAATACGATAccttttatatttagttttttcaCGTAGCACATGTTATAGTCCATCCAAAAGGAGCCTATATAAGAATATACTCCATTTTATGACTGCATCAAATTCCACAAAAGTATGTTTATGCTACAATTTGTTTATTCCTTCAGCAGTTTAACATTTGGGGTGTCTCACTTTTGGACTACTGGGAAATAGTGTTATGAagagcatgcctgtaaccccagcacttgggaggaggaggcaagaagatcaggaaTCCCAGCTCTCTTCGTAGGGAGTTTTAGGCTGTCCTGAGCTACAATAGATTTCATCCAGGGAGATAGggcaaagagaaaaagggaaggaagatatTATGAGCATGCATATACAAGTATTTGTGTTTAGAGTTtcttacttgatttttaaaattacactttttATTTATGGGGCCACAGTGCCATAGTGCACacatgaaggtcaaaggacaactttcaggaatcagttatctccttccaccacTGAGGCCCAGGAATAGGACACAGGCGACATGCAGCAAACACTagccgtgtgtctgtgtgttttgtttgttttttaaaaacagggtcttgctatgaagccctggctggcccagaattctgtatgtagaacaggctggatGTGTTCCCTTCCTAAGTGTGCCCCAGAAGGGCTGAAATTATAGGTTTGTACCTCCATGTTCCTTTCCATCTCATTGCACCAAAAGCTATTACCTGGTCCGTACAATGACATATTAATACAGTTCACAAATTCTAATTCGTTACCTACTAAGGCTCCGGTGGCTTCACAAAGCAAACTGTGAAAAAAGAACTGGGAAGTAgggttttaaaaattgctaatgACAGGATGACTAAGGCCAAAAAAGGTTTTTCTGGGAAAGTGATATTTAAGGTGAGAGAAGAGACTGAAATGGCAATATAAgccaaaaaaccaacaaaacctccTAAGGGACGAACACGATTTCTTTTTTTTTNNNNNNNNNNNNNNNNNNNNNNNNNNNNNNNNNNNNNNNNNNNNNNNNNNNNNNNNNNNNNNNNNNNNNNNNNNNNNNNNNNNNNNNNNNNNNNNNNNNNNNNNNNNNNNNNNNNNNNNNNNNNNNNNNNNNNNNNNNNNNNNNNNNNNNNNNNNNNNNNNNNNNNNNNNNNNNNNNNNNNNNNNNNNNNNNNNNNNNNNNNNNNGGGATTTctatcatttacatttttaataaaaccactttatgtttaaaattgtgCGATGGGAGTGGACGACATCCTCAGTCTAATGATACCAAAAGCCAAGATTTCATCTTCTGACACAGCGCCCAAGACTTCAGGGTCATGATGCGCCAGAGCCCAGTTAGCAGTTGGCTAAGCATAAACCCGCCTCCCTCTCGACATTCGCGGCGGACTGCTAGAAACCCCGCCCCCTCCTTTCTGATTCGCTGTTCCCGTGCTCGTCCCGCCTCTCCATCGTCCAGATTGGTGGCTTGGCCGCCCTCGCAGTTAGCGCGCTTGGAGAGAAGCTGCTACGCCCGGGACGGAAGCGGAGCTGAGCAGGAGACAATGGCAGGCTCGGCGTTGGCGATTCGGGCTCGCCTCGGCGCATGGGGTGTGAGGGTCCTGCAAACCCGAGGCTTCGGCTCCGACTCGGTAGGTGGCGGCAGGCCCTACGGCCCATCCCGGGGCGCGGGTCCTCTCTTCCTTGTTGTGCCTTTTGCCATGATTACGTCTCTCTCTGCAGTCGGAGAGCATGGACTCTGGCGCTGGCTCCATCCGAGAAGCCGGTGGGGCCTTcggaaagagagagaaggctgaagaGGATCGGTACTTCCGGTGAGGCCTATCTGGTCCCAAGTCCTGCCCCCATCTCTTTCCTGTCCTTTCTACGCCCTCTGTCGCTCCACCCATCTTTACCTGGTCCCTTGGGGCGCCCATCCTCTGGCAGAATTCCCAGGTCGATGAAGCCATTGTGTCTCAACATAGTTGAATCATTTAACTTAACATCAGTACCAGTACCACACTGCTGGCCTCCCACCAGTCCTAAACCGATCTGCAGGACTCAACCCAAGGCTCATCTCCTAATTTATCATTAGCTATCATCTTCCTCGCCCACTGTCACCCGCTCGCCCACGGTCACCCGCTCAGCACCTCTGTCAGTGCGAGACCCCAGGCGCTTTGAACAGTGTTTACATCCAACCAGGACAAgcagtctgtttctctctctctctctctctctctctctctctctctctctctctctctctctctctctctttcctctcttcaaccTTTCCCCCCGCGCGCATTAGTTTTGTAAGGCTACATGCTTTCCCTGAGACCTCAGACCCTGTCAGTCATTTCTAGATCCTCAGCGTGTCTTCAGTTCTTCGCAAGAGCTTAAGTTCTTAGCTGCTAGGAGTTCCTGCTCAAAGCTAGACTTCCCTCACTCCGAGAGACTTTTGCCCTACTCAGACCCTGAGTTGTAGATATTTCTCGATTGGTTAGAAACAGGGAGTGGACTATATCTACAACGTTTTCCCAACCCTGAGTTATCTTTAACTGCCGTCTGTCCACACTGGAGAGCAGCCGGAAACTAATCTTGCTTCTGTTCCTCCTTTGGTTTCGTCCTAAGGATTGTCCTAGACCTATAGGGGTTGTTGCTCAGTTATGAACTAAGAACTTAAAAACATGCAGATGTTCGGGGGTTCAAGTCTCAGTACCAAAAAACAATTGTCAGgatggcaatccccctgcctcagccttctaagtgttgggattagggGAATACCACCACTCCTGACTTGGAACCTTTATTCTTTACCTTGGGTATGACTGTTTTGTTGAGTcgtgtttgggttttctttcttttaaagatttactttattttgagttCTGTGGCTGTTTGGATATGTGGGTGTAAATACAAGTGCCCCAGGGAAGCCAGAGTCAATGGGTGCCCCTGGAATGaaagttacaagcagttgtgagctgctgaaactggtgctggtaaccaaactgaggtcctctgctAGGGCAgtatgcaggggctggagaggtggctcaggggttaagagca
Protein-coding sequences here:
- the Atp5if1 gene encoding ATPase inhibitor, mitochondrial; amino-acid sequence: MAGSALAIRARLGAWGVRVLQTRGFGSDSSESMDSGAGSIREAGGAFGKREKAEEDRYFREKTREQLAALKKHHEDEIEHHEQEIERLQKQIERHRKKMKSLKHNNH